A part of Ziziphus jujuba cultivar Dongzao chromosome 8, ASM3175591v1 genomic DNA contains:
- the LOC107414011 gene encoding alpha-galactosidase 3, whose translation MGKIRCTKRFVSVMEKKRNSYLCVYVLLLFVSVASSGISGRVVHLLQTHDKPNFLTPNFDRIFDTSKYGILQLNNGLARTPQMGWNSWNFFACNINETVIKETADALVSTGLAELGYVYVNIDDCWSSLKRNSEGQLVPDPKTFPSGIKALADYIHAKGLKLGIYSDAGVSTCQVRPGSLYHENDDAKLFASWDLDYLKYDNCYNLGIEPKKRYPPMRDALNETGRTIFYSICEWGVDDPALWAGKIGNSWRTTDDINDTWASMTTIADLNDKWAAYAGPGGWNDPDMLEVGNGGMTFEEYRAHFSIWALMKAPLLIGCDVRSITAETLELLSNKEVIAVNQDPLGVQGRKVHVSGPDGCEQVWAGPLSGHRVVVALWNRCSNATAITVNWEVIGLQSSARASVRDLWQHKDVVGDAVSSFSARVDAHDSHLYIFTPHTESLFKNLVQSE comes from the exons atggggaaaATTCGATGTACAAAGAGATTTg tttcagtaatggagaagaagaggaacagcTATTTGTGTGTGTATGTTCTGTTGCTGTTTGTATCGGTAGCAAGTTCGGGAATTTCAGGCAGAGTAGTGCATCTCTTGCAAACCCATGACAAACCCAATTTTCTTACACCCAACTTCGATCGCATTTTTGATACTTCCAAGTATGGTATTCTGCAGCTCAACAATGGTCTGGCAAGAACGCCTCAGATGGG ATGGAATAGCTGGAATTTCTTTGCGTGCAATATAAACGAGACTGTCATCAAGGAAACAG CTGATGCACTTGTCTCAACGGGCTTGGCTGAATTGGGTTATGTTTATGTCAATATAG ATGATTGCTGGTCTTCTTTAAAGCGGAATTCAGAg GGTCAATTAGTCCCTGATCCAAAAACTTTTCCCTCAGGAATTAAAGCTCTTGCTGATTACATACATGCAAAGGGCCTTAAGCTTGGAATTTATTCTGATGCTGG GGTTTCTACATGTCAAGTTCGGCCAGGATCACTTTACCACGAAAATGATGATGCAAAGCTATTTGCTTCTTGG GATCTGGATTATTTGAAGTATGACAACTGTTACAATCTGGGCATTGAACCAAAAAAACG GTACCCTCCAATGCGTGATGCTTTAAATGAAACTGGACGTACAATTTTCTATTCGATTTGTGAATG GGGTGTTGATGACCCTGCTTTATGGGCTGGCAAAATTGGAAATAGTTGGCGTACAACAGATGATATCAATGATACATGGGCAAG TATGACTACCATAGCTGATTTAAATGACAAGTGGGCAGCATATGCAGGACCTGGTGGATGGAATG ATCCAGATATGCTGGAAGTGGGCAATGGAGGCATGACTTTCGAGGAGTACCGTGCTCATTTTAGCATCTGGGCTTTGATGAAG GCCCCTCTTTTGATTGGCTGTGATGTAAGAAGCATTACTGCCGAAACTTTGGAGCTTTTAAGCAATAAGGAGGTGATTGCTGTAAACCAAG ATCCACTTGGCGTTCAGGGAAGGAAGGTTCATGTTTCAGGACCTGACGGTTGCGAACAG GTTTGGGCAGGTCCTTTGTCAGGACATCGTGTGGTTGTTGCTCTTTGGAACCGCTGTTCAAACGCAACAGCCATTACAGTTAACTGGGAAGTAATTGGACTTCAATCGAGCGCTCGTGCTTCTGTGAGAGATTTGTGGCAG CACAAAGATGTGGTGGGAGATGCAGTGTCATCGTTCAGTGCTCGAGTTGATGCTCATGACTCTCACTTGTATATTTTTACTCCTCATACAGAATCTCTCTTCAAAAATCTAGTGCAATCTGAATGA
- the LOC125421362 gene encoding uncharacterized protein LOC125421362, giving the protein MAVSISTNLTQLLFFTILLILVSSSSARLFPDTVPALNLVLPGENHVVAGLSSSSSEKDMGRKVALPCNMETYGKQGMGFQPLRLGGRKHYGSLVLNMLPKGPVPSSGPSKRINGNKN; this is encoded by the coding sequence ATGGCTGTTTCAATATCCACCAACCTTACTCAACTACTCTTCTTCACCATTCTCCTCATCCTGGTTTCTTCTTCCTCAGCTAGACTCTTCCCGGACACTGTACCGGCTCTCAATCTCGTGCTTCCTGGAGAAAACCACGTTGTCGCGggtttatcatcatcatcatcggaGAAAGATATGGGTCGGAAGGTGGCTCTACCGTGTAATATGGAAACCTACGGGAAGCAGGGAATGGGTTTCCAACCTCTGAGACTTGGTGGAAGGAAGCATTATGGATCTTTGGTCCTCAACATGCTTCCCAAAGGGCCGGTGCCATCATCTGGTCCAAGCAAAAGGATCAACGGCAACAAGAATTAG